The Euphorbia lathyris chromosome 2, ddEupLath1.1, whole genome shotgun sequence genome includes a window with the following:
- the LOC136220171 gene encoding protein INCREASED PETAL GROWTH ANISOTROPY 1: protein MSHPVTTPSRFKINSNSNSKLKIDNANGSSSPANKSVSPDVKKESKTRRSLLLSKPKSPDLPPHKSKDHMDRSASVNRVEQFSRPRRPRQVDSGARRIEEDTVTVTNKELQEKEFLIKELQSQVLSLKAELDKAHSLNKELDSHNKKLAHDLAEVAAFNTRRHQSNEQVGSLKFNDSKIELDDLRVKTSCHQPPPPPPPMRLLPKAARTETDTQSNSSLPPRPPPPPPMRPVARAVSAPKTPAIVEFYRALRKQEDKRDVQGPGNHYKSTVTSAHNSIVGEIQNRSAHLLAIKADVETKGDFINGLIKMVVALAYTDIEDVLKFVDWLDDELSTLADERAVLKHFNWPEKKADAIREAAIEYRGLKQLEREITSFKDDISIPCGTALKKMALLLDKSERGIGRLIKLRSSVLRTYQDWKIPTNWMLDSGIASKIKEGSKKLAKMYVKRVKNELEVGRNSDRECNQEALVLQGVQFAYRAHQFAGGLDSETLCAFEEIRQRVPQHHIGVGVSVASRELLAAVP, encoded by the exons ATGTCACATCCAGTCACCACCCCGTCTCgcttcaaaatcaattccaACTCCAACTCCAAACTCAAAATTGACAATGCTAATGGCTCCTCTTCACCAGCAAACAAATCAGTCTCTCCAGATGTAAAGAAAGAGTCGAAAACCAGGAGGTCTCTGTTGCTCAGCAAGCCTAAGTCCCCCGATTTGCCTCCTCATAAGAGTAAGGACCATATGGATCGCTCTGCCTCTGTTAATCGGGTTGAGCAATTTTCTAGGCCAAGGCGGCCGAGGCAGGTGGATTCTGGTGCTAGGAGAATTGAAGAGGATACCGTTACTGTTACTAACAAGGAATTGCAGGAGAAAGAGTTTTTGATTAAGGAGTTGCAGTCTCAAGTTTTGTCTCTAAAGGCTGAGCTCGATAAAGCGCATAGTCTGAATAAGGAACTCGACTCTCATAACAAGAAGCTTGCTCATGATCTTGCGGAGGTTGCAGCTTTTAACACTCGTCGTCACCAG TCAAATGAGCAAGTCGGGAGCCTGAAATTTAACGACAGTAAAATCGAATTGGATGACCTGAGGGTTAAAACGTCATGTCATCAACCACCGCCTCCGCCACCGCCGATGCGTCTCCTCCCAAAAGCAGCTCGCACAGAGACAGATACTCAATCTAATTCGTCCTTGCCACCTCGTCCACCTCCCCCACCACCAATGAGGCCTGTAGCCAGAGCAGTCTCTGCTCCAAAAACTCCTGCAATTGTTGAATTCTATCGCGCGTTGAGAAAACAAGAGGATAAAAGAGATGTTCAGGGTCCAGGAAATCATTATAAATCAACGGTGACGAGTGCTCACAATAGCATAGTTGGAGAGATTCAAAATCGTTCTGCACATCTGTTAGCT ATAAAAGCTGATGTTGAAACAAAAGGTGATTTCATCAACGGACTTATCAAAATGGTGGTAGCTTTGGCCTATACTGACATTGAAGATGTCTTGAAATTTGTGGATTGGCTTGATGATGAACTGTCAACGCTG GCAGACGAGCGAGCTGTGTTGAAGCATTTTAATTGGCCAGAGAAGAAAGCTGATGCTATTAGAGAAGCTGCCATTGAGTATCGCGGCCTTAAACAATTAGAAAGGGAAATAACTTCCTTCAAGGACGATATTAGCATTCCGTGTGGAACGGCCTTGAAAAAGATGGCTCTCTTACTTGACAA GTCAGAGAGAGGAATTGGAAGGTTGATTAAACTTCGAAGCTCGGTTTTACGTACTTATCAGGATTGGAAAATTCCAACCAATTGGATGCTTGATTCTGGAATTGCGAGCAAG ATAAAGGAAGGTTCAAAGAAGTTGGCAAAGATGTACGTAAAGAGAGTGAAAAACGAGCTTGAAGTGGGACGAAATTCAGATAGGGAATGCAATCAAGAAGCATTGGTGCTTCAAGGCGTGCAATTTGCATATAGGGCTCACCAG TTCGCGGGAGGTCTTGATTCAGAAACTCTGTGTGCATTTGAAGAGATACGACAGCGTGTTCCGCAACACCATATTGGAGTTGGAGTTAGCGTTGCATCTCGAGAATTATTAGCTGCTGTACCATGA